The nucleotide window AGCCCGCGATTACGTTCCTGAGCGATCCGGGAACGTTCTGAAACGTTCGCGTAGCGGTTCGAAACATCCACGGATGGTTTCGATGCGTTCGGAAAGCGATCGATTACGTCCACGTGAAGTCGAGGTATCGGTCTCCCTTCGGTGTATCCACATATAGGGTATCGGCCGAAAAAAGAAAACGGCCTCCGGAGGCAGAGTCGGACACGGCCTTGCAGAGATGAGAGGGTATGCGTCCTTGTCTCCGATTCCGTTTTCTGCCGATTCTCCTCATGGCCGCCCTCCCGCTGAGTGCGGCACGGCATCGGACTGCTCCGCCGTTGAGCGCCGCTGCGGCGAACAGCGCCTCGGCGAATCCCGTTCTGAAGTCCTCCTCGCAGAGCGGTGCGGCCGTTCTGCGCGCGCAGATTCTGCTCGATCGGGCGCACTTCTCGCCGGGGGAGATCGACGCACGTTACGGCGGGATCACGCGCGGAGCGGTGGCGGCGTTCAACCTGGCGAAAAAGATCAATGCCGGGTCGCAGGTGAGTGCCGCGACCTGGAACGCGCTGAACGCAGACACCGCGCCGGTGATCGTCGACTACACGCTGACGGCGGCGGATCTTGCCGGGCCGTTCACGAAGATCCCGGAGGAGATGGCGGACAAGGCGAAGCTGCCCGTGCTCGGCTACGAGAATCTCGCCGAAGCGCTCGGCGAGCGGTTTCACGTCAGGCCGGAATTGCTCGCGGCGCTGAACCCGGGCAAGAAA belongs to Gemmatimonadaceae bacterium and includes:
- a CDS encoding L,D-transpeptidase family protein, producing the protein MRPCLRFRFLPILLMAALPLSAARHRTAPPLSAAAANSASANPVLKSSSQSGAAVLRAQILLDRAHFSPGEIDARYGGITRGAVAAFNLAKKINAGSQVSAATWNALNADTAPVIVDYTLTAADLAGPFTKIPEEMADKAKLPVLGYENLAEALGERFHVRPELLAALNPGKKLDRAGVVIHVPNVTTPPPTKSGGMTIRVSRKEGAVEAVDAAGIVVAHFPATTGSAHDPLPLGKWKINGVAWNPPYNYNPDLFWDAEASDRKAKLAPGPNSPVGVVWIDLSKPHYGIHGTPVPSAIGKSTSHGCIRLTNWDATELAKLVTPGMPAILGE